The proteins below come from a single Chryseobacterium capnotolerans genomic window:
- a CDS encoding TonB-dependent receptor, with protein sequence MKKAILSAASLGTTIVFGQVKDSLKTQNVDEVVMTASRKKENIKEVPSSITVVGEKQIQSQLTVNSDITSILQYTVPSLGTNSGQTSNTGQTLRGRQVLVLIDGIPQSTPLRNGARDLRSIDPSAIERVEVIKGASSIYGNGADGGIINYITKRNKTDQKISGISQIGFTGQPYGGTLGVRASQLLSGKVNKFDYTLSLAYERTGYMKDADGVFLSPTYSTAKMDNYNGLLKLGYNINDNQRIEASYIGYSSRSDLNLGLSTGKYGIKPTIGEGLGKGLETTPQGTPKNHNIRLSYDNKNLFTGTSLNINLYYQDFKTVYGYSDTFFNGGQSNVLSKKAGARFNFDTQLWNSANSQGEVIYGVDILNDQTVQKLEDGRFWTPNMNMTNIAPFLLAKVDLFKKLTIKAGLRYENIKVNVDDFNTLSVIKSDGTFTKSIPVVGGKLNYNALVGNIGVRYNIEPYINLFASFSQAYSINELGRILRTSTSETIKSLETKPIIVNNYELGATGQLSSWLNYELTSYVSTSKLGASFVQSPDRALMIQRSPEIVYGVEGFLHFTPVRWIQFGGSYSWMEGITSVKDDGDYSTKINNSRISAPKVLAYVQAKPIPALSVGLDMLHSFTQNRFEPKAGLYTYGEGYVPEYTVFNFKSSYEVNRNWKLSLGIENIFNKKYQPAIAWWTARDSEFVNALGMRGTFIIEYKF encoded by the coding sequence AGGTAAAAGATAGTTTAAAAACCCAAAATGTGGATGAGGTTGTGATGACGGCTTCCAGAAAAAAAGAGAACATTAAAGAAGTTCCCAGCTCGATCACAGTGGTTGGAGAAAAGCAGATTCAGTCTCAGTTGACCGTCAATTCAGATATCACAAGCATATTGCAATACACCGTTCCCAGTTTAGGAACCAATTCCGGACAGACATCCAATACCGGGCAAACATTAAGAGGCCGCCAGGTATTAGTATTGATTGATGGAATTCCTCAGTCTACTCCGCTACGAAATGGTGCAAGAGATCTGAGATCGATAGATCCTTCAGCTATTGAAAGAGTTGAGGTCATTAAAGGAGCATCATCAATCTACGGAAATGGTGCTGACGGAGGGATCATCAATTATATCACAAAAAGAAATAAAACGGATCAAAAGATTTCCGGAATATCACAGATTGGTTTTACCGGGCAGCCTTATGGAGGTACATTAGGAGTAAGAGCCAGCCAGCTTTTATCCGGCAAGGTCAACAAATTTGATTACACCCTTTCATTAGCGTATGAAAGAACAGGATATATGAAAGACGCAGACGGTGTCTTCCTAAGTCCTACTTACAGTACTGCAAAAATGGACAATTACAACGGTTTGTTGAAATTGGGTTATAACATAAATGATAATCAAAGAATTGAAGCATCTTATATTGGCTATTCCTCAAGATCAGATCTTAATCTGGGTCTAAGTACAGGAAAGTATGGTATAAAGCCTACGATTGGTGAAGGATTGGGAAAAGGATTGGAAACAACTCCTCAGGGAACACCGAAAAACCACAATATCAGACTAAGTTATGACAATAAAAACCTTTTTACCGGAACTTCTCTAAACATCAATCTTTATTATCAGGACTTTAAAACCGTTTATGGTTATAGTGATACTTTCTTTAACGGAGGGCAGTCTAATGTCCTTTCAAAAAAAGCAGGTGCCCGATTCAATTTTGATACCCAGCTTTGGAATTCTGCCAATTCTCAGGGAGAAGTCATCTACGGAGTGGATATTCTGAACGATCAAACCGTACAAAAATTGGAAGACGGCAGATTCTGGACTCCTAATATGAACATGACCAATATTGCTCCTTTCTTATTGGCAAAAGTTGACTTGTTTAAAAAATTGACCATCAAGGCAGGACTTCGTTATGAAAACATCAAAGTAAATGTAGATGACTTTAATACTCTTTCTGTAATTAAAAGTGACGGAACATTTACCAAGAGCATTCCCGTAGTTGGAGGAAAACTTAACTATAATGCTTTAGTGGGAAATATTGGAGTCCGTTATAATATTGAACCTTATATTAATCTTTTTGCAAGCTTTTCACAGGCCTACTCTATCAATGAATTAGGAAGAATCTTAAGAACTTCAACGTCAGAAACCATTAAAAGCCTTGAAACAAAACCCATTATTGTCAACAATTACGAACTGGGAGCAACAGGACAGCTTTCCAGCTGGCTTAATTATGAATTGACTTCTTATGTGAGTACTTCAAAACTGGGAGCCTCATTTGTACAGAGCCCGGACAGAGCTCTGATGATCCAGCGATCACCGGAAATAGTATATGGAGTCGAAGGCTTTTTACATTTTACCCCGGTAAGATGGATACAGTTTGGTGGAAGCTACAGCTGGATGGAAGGAATTACCTCTGTAAAGGATGACGGAGATTATTCTACTAAGATCAACAATAGCAGGATTTCAGCTCCTAAAGTTCTTGCTTATGTGCAGGCAAAGCCAATCCCGGCATTATCTGTTGGGCTGGATATGCTCCATTCTTTTACCCAAAACCGATTTGAACCGAAAGCAGGACTCTATACCTATGGAGAAGGCTATGTACCGGAGTATACAGTTTTCAATTTCAAGTCAAGCTATGAAGTTAACCGCAACTGGAAGTTATCTTTAGGTATCGAGAACATATTCAATAAAAAATACCAACCTGCTATCGCGTGGTGGACAGCAAGGGACAGCGAATTCGTTAACGCACTGGGAATGAGAGGAACTTTCATTATTGAATACAAATTTTAA